A single genomic interval of Hydractinia symbiolongicarpus strain clone_291-10 chromosome 8, HSymV2.1, whole genome shotgun sequence harbors:
- the LOC130655952 gene encoding agrin-like has translation MKLALHLSFAVLLTFVLVDAHNHGKRPGKWWKRKGDGKVCGSDGKIYDNECDFTLARCSPAESKPLQKLPMRACVAGKNGRRKGGKRSKWGRHHNKTKEAMKFCDTDGNTYANKCEFDIAHACNKTKFLHNGPCGGECKEDEVCPWKAAMKKWMEIKNKGHQKWKNGKITKKIGTKLRKFGKKHSRVICGSDGQTYDDKCKFMVARCNQHANNGTILKYNKC, from the exons ATGAAGTTGGCACTTCATTTGAGTTTTGCTGTTCTGCTAACATTTG TGTTAGTTGATGCTCACAATCATGGAAAGCGTCCTGGAAAATGGTGGAAAAGAAAGGGTGATGGTAAAGTTTGTGGTAGCGATGGCAAAATTTACGACAACGAATGTGATTTTACTTTAGCGAGATGTTCTCCCGCTGAATCAAAACCACTGCAAAAGTTGCCAATGCGCGCATGTGTCGCTGGTAAAAATGGAAGAAGAAAAGGCGGGAAGAGAAGTAAGTGGGGACGCCATCATAACAAAACAAAGGAGgcaatgaaattttgtgacACGGATGGTAACACGTACGCCAACAAGTGTGAATTTGATATTGCCCACGCATGCAATAAAACAAAGTTTCTACACAATGGACCCTGCGGTGGAGAATGCAAAGAAGATGAAGTGTGTCCGTGGAAAGCTGCAATGAAAAAATGgatggaaataaaaaataaaggacatcaaaaatggaaaaatggaaaaattactAAAAAGATTGGCACTAAACTTAGGAAGTTCGGTAAAAAGCATAGTCGTGTTATATGCGGGAGTGATGGTCAAACATACGATGATAAATGCAAATTTATGGTTGCTAGGTGCAATCAGCATGCTAATAACGGCACCATTTTGAAGTATAACAAGTGCTAG
- the LOC130655947 gene encoding NIPA-like protein 2 isoform X2, which yields MNVGNGTTTSMANPIQTTVFTTTESPHVFASSERLLLGVVLAVTGNLLISVAMNIQKYSHNQLIESGGSYVKSLTWWGGLILMILGEVGNFSAYGFAPASLVAPLGTTTVIANAIIAFVFLKEQVRHRDVLGVALAIIGAFLLVNFSTKSDTMLTSNEIIKNLKQWPFLVYLIIEVGVFVLVLYLHHTYDFAKVVTILLQVAILGSLTVISAKAVSSMLTLSFRGLNQMTHPIFYVMLLVMIATAVGQVKFLNQAMALYDTTVVVPTNFVFFTMSAILSGIVFYQEFYGMVFLEIFMFLFGAVLSFGGVYMITGGRKEKDPQATSEESQELLPSTVSNADDSQ from the exons ATGAATGTTGGGAATGGAACTACAACCAGTATGGCTAATCCAATCCAAACAACAGTCTTCACAACAACTGAATCACCCCATGTTTTTGCATCTAGTGAG CGATTGTTGCTGGGTGTGGTACTTGCAGTGACTGGAAACCTACTTATTAGTGTTGcaatgaatattcaa AAATACTCTCATAATCAACTAATAGAAAGTGGTGGCTCTTATGTAAAAAGTCTTACTTGGTG GGGTGGCTTAATATTGATGATTTTGGGTGAAGTAGGAAATTTTTCAGCCTACGGTTTTGCACCAGCATCTCTAGTTGCACCTCTTGGTACAACCACTGTTATAG ctaaTGCTATTATtgcatttgtatttttaaaagaacaagTCCGCCATCGTGATGTATTAG GTGTGGCATTAGCTATCATTGGTGCATTCCTGTTAGTTAATTTCTCAACAAAG agtgATACAATGTTAACATcaaatgaaattattaaaaacctCAAACAATGGCCGTTCCTAGTGTATTTA atCATAGAGGTTGGAGTATTTGTGTTGGTATTGTATTTACATCATACTTATGATTTTGCAAAAGTAGTGACAATCTTGTTACAAGTAGCAATATTAG GTTCTCTGACTGTGATCTCAGCGAAAGCCGTTTCTTCAATGCTGACTCTCTCATTCAGAGGTTTAAACCAGATGACTCATCCAATATTTTATGTTATGTTGCTTGTTATGATCGCTACTGCGGTTGGTCAAGTTAA gtttttaaatCAAGCTATGGCTTTGTATGATACAACAGTTGTGGTACcaacaaactttgttttcttCACAATGTCAGCCATCTTAAGTG GTATTGTTTTCTATCAAGAATTTTATGGCATGGTATTTTTAGAAATCTTTATGTTCTTATTTGG agCTGTCTTATCTTTCGGTGGTGTTTACATGATCACTGGAGGGAGAAAAGAAAAGGACCCTCAAGCCACAAGCGAAGAATCTCAGGAACTCCTGCCTA GTACTGTATCAAATGCCGATGATTCACAATGA
- the LOC130655951 gene encoding ovoinhibitor-like translates to MKGCTLIFCFLLFLVAVDAREYKKRGKKGMKQRIKICGSDGNTYESMCQLFEEKCTNAGKLYKAYNGDCRSNMTENLIQPNDKKRQKKKSASDDRLVCGSDGVTYINKCDFNRARFCKKVKFLHVGKCGGNCEKVDVCPMVVKKVEKIKAFKKKRADKIEKLKKKMERKGNKNNKSVEKLKKKLEKKVKYLAKRLKKFLTNGKKRICASNGHTYQSKCDFMIARCKQHATDGTILKSKKC, encoded by the exons ATGAAAGGTTGTACGCTGATTTTTTGCTTTCTGCTATTTTTGG TGGCTGTTGATGCCCGTGAATATAAAAAACGTGGTAAAAAGGGAAtgaaacaaagaataaaaatttgtgGCAGCGATGGGAATACCTATGAGAGCATGTGTCAACTATTTGAAGAGAAATGTACCAACGCTGGTAAACTATACAAGGCTTACAATGGAGATTGTAGGTCAAATATGACTGAAAACCTAATTCAGCCGAATGACAAAAAAcgtcaaaagaaaaaaagtgcGAGTGACGACAGATTAGTTTGTGGTTCGGACGGCGTTACGTACATCAATAAATGCGATTTCAACAGAGcacgtttttgtaaaaaagttaaatttttacatGTCGGAAAATGCGGTGGAAATTGCGAAAAGGTTGATGTTTGCCCAatggtggtgaaaaaagtagaaaaaattaaagcgtttaaaaagaaaagggcggataaaattgaaaaactcaAAAAGAAAATGGAAAGAAAAGGCAATAAGAACAATAAAAGCGTTGAAAAACTGAAGAAAAAGTTGGAAAAGAAAGTCAAGTACCTAGCTAAAAGATTGAAGAAGTTTTTAACGAATGGCAAAAAAAGAATTTGCGCAAGTAATGGTCACACATACCAAAGCAAATGTGATTTTATGATTGCAAGATGCAAACAGCACGCAACAGATGGCACTatcttaaaatcaaaaaaatgctga
- the LOC130654573 gene encoding uncharacterized protein LOC130654573 yields the protein MDFYYEQLMFGLQNGASFRQKHAVNFNRRTTSRMESTINRYKKERVKSCGRISRKQEEFLLRQCRVLPELHLKDDQASVHSSSCSQPGTPSTHRGVTLKKSPSRQMLTLIDVTKMRPNMTSATSCVRAFTAPPFTRRGRVTPERVQARRHWCMIRDNLKFLITKEKEEVNEIYNFGVIYNELLNCRYIRHTVKQEQELKRSSHNDICLCNACALKITKEITKKHKNRNRTKILLKGER from the coding sequence atggatttttacTACGAGCAACTCATGTTTGGACTTCAAAATGGCGCATCTTTTCGACAGAAGCATGCCGTCAATTTTAATCGACGCACGACAAGCCGAATGGAAAGTACGATTAACCGATACAAGAAAGAGAGGGTGAAATCATGCGGAAGAATATCGAGAAAACAAGAGGAGTTTTTACTGCGACAATGTCGAGTACTTCCTGAATTACATTTAAAAGATGATCAGGCTTCTGTACATAGCTCAAGTTGCAGTCAACCAGGTACACCTTCAACACATCGAGGCgtgactttaaaaaaaagtccGTCAAGACAAATGCTGACACTTATTGACGTCACAAAAATGAGACCCAacatgacgtcagcaacaagtTGTGTTCGGGCGTTCACCGCCCCTCCGTTCACTAGGAGAGGTAGGGTAACACCTGAAAGAGTACAAGCGCGAAGACATTGGTGTATGATACGAGACAATTTAAAGTTTCTTATCACAAAAGAGAAAGAAGAGGTTAACGAAATATATAACTTTGGAGTGATATATAATGAACTACTAAATTGTCGATACATTCGCCATACAGTGAAGCAGGAACAAGAATTGAAAAGAAGTTCACACAATGACATATGTCTGTGTAATGCTTGTGCTctcaaaataacaaaagaaataaccaaaaaacataaaaaccgaAACAGAacgaaaatattattaaaaggaGAAAGGTAG
- the LOC130655947 gene encoding NIPA-like protein 2 isoform X1, with translation MNVGNGTTTSMANPIQTTVFTTTESPHVFASSERLLLGVVLAVTGNLLISVAMNIQKYSHNQLIESGGSYVKSLTWWGGLILMILGEVGNFSAYGFAPASLVAPLGTTTVIANAIIAFVFLKEQVRHRDVLGVALAIIGAFLLVNFSTKSDTMLTSNEIIKNLKQWPFLVYLIIEVGVFVLVLYLHHTYDFAKVVTILLQVAILGSLTVISAKAVSSMLTLSFRGLNQMTHPIFYVMLLVMIATAVGQVKFLNQAMALYDTTVVVPTNFVFFTMSAILSGIVFYQEFYGMVFLEIFMFLFGAVLSFGGVYMITGGRKEKDPQATSEESQELLPRFPTVTESVLRIQPEDVMTTRIFTDSDDHINMPLHVT, from the exons ATGAATGTTGGGAATGGAACTACAACCAGTATGGCTAATCCAATCCAAACAACAGTCTTCACAACAACTGAATCACCCCATGTTTTTGCATCTAGTGAG CGATTGTTGCTGGGTGTGGTACTTGCAGTGACTGGAAACCTACTTATTAGTGTTGcaatgaatattcaa AAATACTCTCATAATCAACTAATAGAAAGTGGTGGCTCTTATGTAAAAAGTCTTACTTGGTG GGGTGGCTTAATATTGATGATTTTGGGTGAAGTAGGAAATTTTTCAGCCTACGGTTTTGCACCAGCATCTCTAGTTGCACCTCTTGGTACAACCACTGTTATAG ctaaTGCTATTATtgcatttgtatttttaaaagaacaagTCCGCCATCGTGATGTATTAG GTGTGGCATTAGCTATCATTGGTGCATTCCTGTTAGTTAATTTCTCAACAAAG agtgATACAATGTTAACATcaaatgaaattattaaaaacctCAAACAATGGCCGTTCCTAGTGTATTTA atCATAGAGGTTGGAGTATTTGTGTTGGTATTGTATTTACATCATACTTATGATTTTGCAAAAGTAGTGACAATCTTGTTACAAGTAGCAATATTAG GTTCTCTGACTGTGATCTCAGCGAAAGCCGTTTCTTCAATGCTGACTCTCTCATTCAGAGGTTTAAACCAGATGACTCATCCAATATTTTATGTTATGTTGCTTGTTATGATCGCTACTGCGGTTGGTCAAGTTAA gtttttaaatCAAGCTATGGCTTTGTATGATACAACAGTTGTGGTACcaacaaactttgttttcttCACAATGTCAGCCATCTTAAGTG GTATTGTTTTCTATCAAGAATTTTATGGCATGGTATTTTTAGAAATCTTTATGTTCTTATTTGG agCTGTCTTATCTTTCGGTGGTGTTTACATGATCACTGGAGGGAGAAAAGAAAAGGACCCTCAAGCCACAAGCGAAGAATCTCAGGAACTCCTGCCTA GATTTCCGACAGTAACTGAAAGTGTTCTACGCATACAACCTGAAGACGTTATGACAACTAGAATCTTCACTGATTCTGACGATCACATAAACATGCCGTTACACGTAACCTAG
- the LOC130654576 gene encoding syntaxin-binding protein 4-like isoform X1, which produces MDNHRRVTVYLSECKGGIGMKVCGGYDERGNHIGIFVKQILENGLAKKSGKISTGDKILHVNGYSLDTASQLEAVSYLRMAAQSGTVLLVLDKTDAAHQDYEVYKQAYLSPESNNKLTTSSKRKGSVESVESSNSEDLLPDTQRILNAYTPSVDSGLPSLSPPFFSPGVSANSSSHLSTAVIKHQTSLGITLSGGINKPDGPNIYISDIADASDAEKDGRLNVGDMLVSIEGESLTDVTLEQAKSILSHLKLRKGISTYTITYLCNSKDCRTHNQPDFNNNSYTKNLPKIPESTSTHSPLSLKHLSKKLPETPSSPENEDDPLLKELLHAMEDIEDSEAGSEMYRDLVSRNPSLSIPVVSPSKMKIEKSEAFTPNMTISHYINPEFNSTATKKRKSNFFLHPSTPVKLEKLEVALGHLGLKPTLVEKNKLRLNLNINKNNEVLYGDFVEAVKDVFNLTDLGDYSKTLQLETKEFIPKSPKEIAAIISTDSMSYRDDSFRLRRERDEALKDVQYFRSSLIDKDRTCIELEDELLRSKQEVSSLRNECQAIRRQAQLALQTRGTDKDYEEHIRKLETEISILQSNQGSPEVEFEEIQKRLVVLGCQLRKSEVSKRTYEVAVDKLTKFVQNMYVKLDAMGSKPDEGRKSRKYNELANEARETVKSVKMLLEEEPLPFGWEEVYGSNGSRYYMNHVTQTTSWIHPVSGVQHSPSKSKK; this is translated from the exons ATGGATAATCACCGTCGGGTAACCGTCTATTTATCTGAATGTAAAGGAGGAATAG GAATGAAAGTATGCGGTGGTTATGATGAACGCGGAAATCATATTGGCATATTTGTTAAACAAATACTTGAAAATGGACTGGCAAAAAAATCAG gGAAAATATCTACTGGAGACAAAATTCTACATGTCAATGGTTATAGTCTAGATACTGCATCTCAGCTGGAGGCTGTTTCATACTTGAGAATGGCTGCCCAATCAGGAACAGTGCTGCTAGTTCTCGATAAAACAGATGCTGCTCA CCAGGACTATGAAGTGTACAAACAAGCTTATCTGTCACCAGAATCAAACAATAAGTTGACAACAAGTAGTAAAAGAAAAGGATCTGTAGAGTCGGTTGAGTCATCAAATTCAG AAGATCTTTTGCCTGACACACAGAGGATTCTTAACGCTTACACACCTTCTGTTGATTCTGGTCTACCAAGTTTATCCCCGCCATTTTTTTCACCTGGTGTGTCTGCAAATAGTAGCTCTCATCTTTCAACAGCAGTTATTAAACACCAGACATCATTGGGAATTACTTTATCAGGCGGAATAAATAAACCAGATGGTCCGAATATTTACATATCTGATATTGCTGATGCTAGCGATGCAGAAAAG GATGGTCGTTTAAATGTTGGTGATATGCTTGTGTCCATAGAAGGAGAATCATTAACTGATGTTACATTAGAACAAGCTAAATCCATTTTATCCCATCTTAAATTAAG AAAAGGAATTTCGACCTACACTATCACTTATTTATGCAATTCTAAAGATTGTAGAACACATAATCAGCCAGACTTCAACAATAATAGTTACACAAAAAACTTGCCAAAGATACCAGAGTCAACTTCTACCCATTCTCCTCTTTCACTTAAGCACCTCAGTAAGAAACTGCCTGAAACACCAAGCAGTCCTGAGAATGAAGATGATCCACTATTGAAGGAATTACTTCACGCCATGGAAGATATAGAAGATAGCGAAGCTGGAAGTGAAATGTACAGAGACTTAGTTAGCAGAAATCCGTCGTTATCAATACCTGTAGTTTCACCTTCCaaaatgaaaattgaaaaaagtgaAG caTTCACTCCCAACATGACTATTTCCCACTACATAAATCCAGAATTTAATTCAACTGCtacaaagaaaagaaagtcaaacttttttttgcatCCTTCAACACCTGTTAAATTGGAAAAATTGGAAGTT GCATTGGGACATCTTGGTTTGAAACCAACTTTAGtggaaaaaaacaaattgagattgaatttaaacataaataaaaataatgaagtaCTATATGGAG ATTTTGTTGAAGCTGTCAAAGATGTTTTTAACTTAACCGACTTGGGTGATTACTCAAAAACCTTGCAACTTGAAACGAAAGAGTTTATACCCAAGTCAcct AAAGAGATTGCAGCCATCATTAGTACGGACAGCATGTCATATCGTGACGATTCATTCAGACTTCGTCGAGAGCGTGACGAAGCCTTAAAAGATGTGCAATACTTTCGCTCCTCTCTGATTGATAAAGATCGCACTTGTATCGAATTGGAGGATGAGTTATTGCGGTCAAAGCAA GAGGTATCTTCTTTACGTAACGAATGTCAAGCAATTCGCAGACAAGCTCAGCTCGCGTTGCAAACTCGTGGAACAGATAAAGATTACGAAGAG caTATACGGAAACTTGAGACAGAAATATCGATATTACAATCTAACCAAGGTTCACCAGAG GTCGAGTTTGAAGAAATACAGAAACGATTAGTGGTTCTTGGTTGTCAACTTCGCAAAAGCGAAGTAAGTAAACGAACATACGAAGTAGCAGTGGACAAACTTACTAAATTTGTGCAG aATATGTATGTCAAATTGGATGCGATGGGAAGTAAACCAGACGAAGG CCGAAAGAGTAGAAAATACAACGAGCTTGCAAACGAGGCTAGAGAAACAGTAAAATCAGTGAAGATGCTTCTCGAAGAAGAAC ctttgcCATTCGGATGGGAAGAAGTGTACGGATCCAACGGAAGTCGATATTACATGaa TCACGTGACGCAAACTACGTCTTGGATTCATCCAGTATCCGGGGTACAACACTCTCCaagcaaaagtaaaaaataa
- the LOC130655950 gene encoding uncharacterized protein LOC130655950, translating into MSVAEKLNELNTLKQKYGFIEPNRGNLDDATIEWLEGKPNYTNANLEYFKGKYMNHAQGSLEQVVEDLVKTWEMEASHKKNFNQWTTVDHSTYHVAANGGKIFQGEDAKSAGNYKWLMYDCKKELFNAEEETFESSHKLFRGCFKDGFPWEIISVFSGPPKVVFSWRHWGKFNGEYKGRKGDGEVYNMFGIGEATVTESLKLQSIYIYYKPDEFCEALEGKKSHRVLEGGKALVGSGCPYAH; encoded by the coding sequence ATGAGCGTTGCAGAAAAATTAAACGAACTAAATACACTCAAACAAAAATATGGGTTTATCGAACCGAACAGAGGGAACCTCGACGACGCAACTATTGAATGGTTGGAGGGAAAACCAAATTATACAAATGCCAATTTAGAATATTTCAAAGGAAAATACATGAATCATGCTCAAGGCTCTCTTGAACAAGTGGTTGAAGATTTAGTTAAAACATGGGAAATGGAAGCGTCTcataagaagaattttaatcaATGGACAACGGTTGATCATTCCACTTATCATGTGGCAGCTAATGGTGGAAAGATATTTCAGGGGGAAGATGCTAAATCAGCAGGCAACTACAAATGGCTGATGTACGACTGCAAAAAAGAATTATTCAATGCTGAAGAGGAAACCTTCGAGAGTTCTCATAAGTTATTTAGAGGTTGCTTCAAAGATGGATTTCCTTGGGAGATAATTAGTGTATTTTCTGGCCCACCAAAAGTAGTTTTCTCATGGAGACACTGGGGTAAATTTAATGGAGAATACAAAGGCAGAAAAGGAGATGGAGAGGTCTACAATATGTTTGGAATTGGCGAGGCGACAGTCACTGAAAGTCTGAAACTTCAatcaatttatatttattacaaACCAGACGAATTTTGCGAAGCGCTAGAAGGAAAAAAGAGTCACAGGGTGTTAGAAGGTGGTAAAGCTTTGGTTGGAAGTGGTTGTCCTTATGCTCATTGA
- the LOC130654576 gene encoding syntaxin-binding protein 4-like isoform X2 encodes MDNHRRVTVYLSECKGGIGMKVCGGYDERGNHIGIFVKQILENGLAKKSGKISTGDKILHVNGYSLDTASQLEAVSYLRMAAQSGTVLLVLDKTDAAHQDYEVYKQAYLSPESNNKLTTSSKRKGSVESVESSNSEDLLPDTQRILNAYTPSVDSGLPSLSPPFFSPGVSANSSSHLSTAVIKHQTSLGITLSGGINKPDGPNIYISDIADASDAEKDGRLNVGDMLVSIEGESLTDVTLEQAKSILSHLKLRKGISTYTITYLCNSKDCRTHNQPDFNNNSYTKNLPKIPESTSTHSPLSLKHLSKKLPETPSSPENEDDPLLKELLHAMEDIEDSEAGSEMYRDLVSRNPSLSIPVVSPSKMKIEKTFTPNMTISHYINPEFNSTATKKRKSNFFLHPSTPVKLEKLEVALGHLGLKPTLVEKNKLRLNLNINKNNEVLYGDFVEAVKDVFNLTDLGDYSKTLQLETKEFIPKSPKEIAAIISTDSMSYRDDSFRLRRERDEALKDVQYFRSSLIDKDRTCIELEDELLRSKQEVSSLRNECQAIRRQAQLALQTRGTDKDYEEHIRKLETEISILQSNQGSPEVEFEEIQKRLVVLGCQLRKSEVSKRTYEVAVDKLTKFVQNMYVKLDAMGSKPDEGRKSRKYNELANEARETVKSVKMLLEEEPLPFGWEEVYGSNGSRYYMNHVTQTTSWIHPVSGVQHSPSKSKK; translated from the exons ATGGATAATCACCGTCGGGTAACCGTCTATTTATCTGAATGTAAAGGAGGAATAG GAATGAAAGTATGCGGTGGTTATGATGAACGCGGAAATCATATTGGCATATTTGTTAAACAAATACTTGAAAATGGACTGGCAAAAAAATCAG gGAAAATATCTACTGGAGACAAAATTCTACATGTCAATGGTTATAGTCTAGATACTGCATCTCAGCTGGAGGCTGTTTCATACTTGAGAATGGCTGCCCAATCAGGAACAGTGCTGCTAGTTCTCGATAAAACAGATGCTGCTCA CCAGGACTATGAAGTGTACAAACAAGCTTATCTGTCACCAGAATCAAACAATAAGTTGACAACAAGTAGTAAAAGAAAAGGATCTGTAGAGTCGGTTGAGTCATCAAATTCAG AAGATCTTTTGCCTGACACACAGAGGATTCTTAACGCTTACACACCTTCTGTTGATTCTGGTCTACCAAGTTTATCCCCGCCATTTTTTTCACCTGGTGTGTCTGCAAATAGTAGCTCTCATCTTTCAACAGCAGTTATTAAACACCAGACATCATTGGGAATTACTTTATCAGGCGGAATAAATAAACCAGATGGTCCGAATATTTACATATCTGATATTGCTGATGCTAGCGATGCAGAAAAG GATGGTCGTTTAAATGTTGGTGATATGCTTGTGTCCATAGAAGGAGAATCATTAACTGATGTTACATTAGAACAAGCTAAATCCATTTTATCCCATCTTAAATTAAG AAAAGGAATTTCGACCTACACTATCACTTATTTATGCAATTCTAAAGATTGTAGAACACATAATCAGCCAGACTTCAACAATAATAGTTACACAAAAAACTTGCCAAAGATACCAGAGTCAACTTCTACCCATTCTCCTCTTTCACTTAAGCACCTCAGTAAGAAACTGCCTGAAACACCAAGCAGTCCTGAGAATGAAGATGATCCACTATTGAAGGAATTACTTCACGCCATGGAAGATATAGAAGATAGCGAAGCTGGAAGTGAAATGTACAGAGACTTAGTTAGCAGAAATCCGTCGTTATCAATACCTGTAGTTTCACCTTCCaaaatgaaaattgaaaaaa caTTCACTCCCAACATGACTATTTCCCACTACATAAATCCAGAATTTAATTCAACTGCtacaaagaaaagaaagtcaaacttttttttgcatCCTTCAACACCTGTTAAATTGGAAAAATTGGAAGTT GCATTGGGACATCTTGGTTTGAAACCAACTTTAGtggaaaaaaacaaattgagattgaatttaaacataaataaaaataatgaagtaCTATATGGAG ATTTTGTTGAAGCTGTCAAAGATGTTTTTAACTTAACCGACTTGGGTGATTACTCAAAAACCTTGCAACTTGAAACGAAAGAGTTTATACCCAAGTCAcct AAAGAGATTGCAGCCATCATTAGTACGGACAGCATGTCATATCGTGACGATTCATTCAGACTTCGTCGAGAGCGTGACGAAGCCTTAAAAGATGTGCAATACTTTCGCTCCTCTCTGATTGATAAAGATCGCACTTGTATCGAATTGGAGGATGAGTTATTGCGGTCAAAGCAA GAGGTATCTTCTTTACGTAACGAATGTCAAGCAATTCGCAGACAAGCTCAGCTCGCGTTGCAAACTCGTGGAACAGATAAAGATTACGAAGAG caTATACGGAAACTTGAGACAGAAATATCGATATTACAATCTAACCAAGGTTCACCAGAG GTCGAGTTTGAAGAAATACAGAAACGATTAGTGGTTCTTGGTTGTCAACTTCGCAAAAGCGAAGTAAGTAAACGAACATACGAAGTAGCAGTGGACAAACTTACTAAATTTGTGCAG aATATGTATGTCAAATTGGATGCGATGGGAAGTAAACCAGACGAAGG CCGAAAGAGTAGAAAATACAACGAGCTTGCAAACGAGGCTAGAGAAACAGTAAAATCAGTGAAGATGCTTCTCGAAGAAGAAC ctttgcCATTCGGATGGGAAGAAGTGTACGGATCCAACGGAAGTCGATATTACATGaa TCACGTGACGCAAACTACGTCTTGGATTCATCCAGTATCCGGGGTACAACACTCTCCaagcaaaagtaaaaaataa